In Hymenobacter gelipurpurascens, one DNA window encodes the following:
- a CDS encoding DUF6984 family protein, protein MAKRLLTLPELGLLIYMLRDKPEVSRLLALLPVAEVEGIADGGMGSLRFVNSNPYRRLGQAVATLRYPDADGVPVLATLYLDTDGVLYELDSWKTDGSPLQRIPAF, encoded by the coding sequence ATGGCGAAACGTTTGCTGACCCTGCCCGAGTTAGGCTTACTGATTTACATGCTCCGGGATAAGCCCGAGGTATCTCGGCTGTTGGCCTTGCTGCCGGTAGCGGAGGTGGAGGGAATTGCCGATGGTGGCATGGGTAGTCTGCGCTTTGTCAACAGCAACCCATATCGTCGCCTTGGCCAGGCGGTGGCCACGCTCCGGTATCCGGATGCCGATGGGGTGCCGGTGTTGGCCACACTTTATCTGGATACCGACGGCGTGCTGTATGAGCTGGATAGTTGGAAGACCGATGGTTCTCCATTGCAGCGCATTCCGGCCTTCTAG
- a CDS encoding Cif family virulence factor, giving the protein MKLPYILSAALLLLTSGAHAQTASAETELVKTTIRTFFEGMRKGDSTLVRSTLAPGAVFHTIAAKNGQTQLRPENPSAFVKMVGTPHKEVYDERITFDKVLIDANLASVWTPYEFYLGSTFSHCGYNSFQLVKLADGWKIAHVIDTRRKDKCK; this is encoded by the coding sequence ATGAAGCTTCCCTACATTTTGTCGGCGGCCCTACTCCTGCTGACTTCCGGTGCCCACGCCCAGACCGCTTCTGCTGAAACCGAGCTGGTGAAAACTACCATCCGCACGTTTTTTGAAGGCATGCGCAAGGGTGATAGTACACTGGTGCGTAGCACGTTGGCACCGGGCGCGGTGTTCCATACCATTGCTGCCAAAAATGGTCAGACGCAGCTGCGGCCCGAAAACCCTTCGGCTTTCGTGAAGATGGTTGGCACCCCGCACAAGGAGGTGTATGATGAGCGCATCACGTTTGATAAAGTACTGATTGACGCCAACCTGGCCAGCGTCTGGACGCCGTATGAGTTCTACCTCGGCAGCACCTTCAGCCATTGCGGCTACAACTCCTTTCAGCTGGTAAAGCTGGCCGATGGCTGGAAAATTGCGCACGTAATTGATACGCGCCGCAAAGACAAGTGTAAGTAA
- a CDS encoding AMP-dependent synthetase/ligase, whose product MSIRRTFDLIAHRAATTPQADCLVEKKEGTWRPLSAQRVLDLANQVTLGLQALGIKRGDKVAIISANRPEWVVADFGIAQLGAVSVPMYPTITVEDYRHIFQDAGVRVVLVQDEKLLGRVQEAVTGLEQGPEHIFSFDKLTGVRHFEELLTLGQSADAAELVVLKAAVQPDDLLTLIYTSGTTGRPKGVMLSHRNILFNCENLTSYLPLPPGQKALSFLPLSHIFERTATYLYLLLDFSIWYAESVDRIADNLREVQPQVFTTVPRLLEKIYDKIVAKGQELTGAKKKLFFWALDLGLRYDTQKDQGLWYNAQLALANKLVFSKWREAMGGKIHYIVSGGGALQPRLARVFWAAGIRVMEGYGMTETSPVIAASQPVPEGNLIGAVGPTIPGVEVKLASDGEILTRSPSVMQGYYNRPDLTAEVIDSDGWLHTGDIGEFIQGRFLKITDRKKEIFKTSNGKYVAPQPLESKLSESPLVEQCMVVGEGEKFAAALLVPAFTELRAWATSHGLPSDLTDTALAAHAQVQQLYDELVQRTNAAFAQWEQIKKVALLPELWSVESGELTPTLKVKRKIISQNNQQRIEALYR is encoded by the coding sequence ATGTCCATCCGCCGAACCTTCGACCTGATTGCCCACCGTGCTGCCACTACCCCCCAGGCCGACTGTCTGGTTGAAAAGAAAGAGGGCACCTGGCGGCCCCTAAGCGCACAACGCGTGCTGGATCTTGCCAATCAGGTAACGCTGGGCCTGCAGGCACTCGGCATCAAGCGTGGCGATAAGGTGGCCATCATCTCCGCTAACCGCCCCGAGTGGGTAGTCGCCGATTTTGGCATTGCCCAGCTGGGAGCCGTGAGCGTGCCCATGTATCCTACCATTACGGTGGAGGATTACCGCCACATCTTTCAGGATGCAGGCGTGCGGGTGGTGCTTGTGCAGGACGAGAAGCTCCTGGGTCGCGTGCAGGAAGCCGTGACTGGCCTAGAGCAGGGCCCCGAGCATATTTTCAGCTTCGATAAGCTGACGGGTGTCCGCCATTTTGAGGAGCTGCTGACCCTAGGCCAGTCGGCAGATGCGGCAGAGCTGGTTGTCCTGAAAGCGGCCGTACAGCCCGATGATCTGCTGACGCTGATTTATACATCGGGCACCACCGGGCGGCCTAAGGGCGTGATGCTTAGCCACCGCAATATCCTCTTTAACTGCGAAAACCTGACGAGCTATCTGCCGCTGCCTCCCGGCCAGAAAGCGCTCAGCTTCCTGCCGCTGAGCCATATTTTCGAGCGCACGGCCACGTATCTGTACCTGCTGCTGGACTTCAGCATCTGGTACGCCGAAAGCGTGGACCGCATTGCCGACAACCTGCGCGAGGTGCAGCCCCAGGTATTTACCACGGTGCCGCGCCTACTCGAAAAAATCTATGATAAGATTGTGGCGAAAGGCCAGGAGCTGACCGGCGCCAAGAAAAAGCTGTTCTTCTGGGCCCTGGACCTAGGCCTGCGCTACGATACGCAAAAAGACCAGGGCTTATGGTACAATGCGCAGCTGGCGCTAGCCAATAAACTGGTATTCAGTAAGTGGCGTGAGGCTATGGGCGGGAAGATACACTACATTGTGAGCGGCGGCGGGGCCCTGCAGCCGCGCCTGGCCCGCGTGTTCTGGGCTGCGGGAATCCGGGTGATGGAAGGGTATGGCATGACGGAAACTTCCCCCGTGATTGCAGCCAGCCAGCCCGTGCCGGAGGGCAACCTCATCGGGGCGGTAGGCCCCACAATTCCGGGAGTAGAAGTGAAGCTGGCCTCCGACGGTGAAATCCTGACCCGCTCGCCCTCCGTGATGCAGGGCTACTACAACCGCCCCGACCTTACGGCCGAGGTAATTGACTCCGATGGCTGGCTCCACACCGGTGACATTGGAGAGTTTATCCAGGGGCGCTTTCTGAAAATCACGGACCGCAAAAAGGAGATATTCAAGACCTCCAATGGCAAGTATGTGGCCCCACAGCCTCTGGAATCGAAGCTGTCGGAGTCGCCGCTGGTGGAGCAATGCATGGTAGTGGGTGAGGGCGAGAAATTTGCGGCCGCGCTGCTGGTGCCGGCCTTCACGGAGCTACGCGCCTGGGCTACCAGCCATGGCCTGCCCTCCGACCTTACCGATACAGCACTAGCCGCCCACGCGCAGGTGCAGCAGCTCTACGACGAGCTGGTGCAGCGCACTAATGCGGCGTTTGCACAATGGGAGCAGATAAAGAAGGTAGCGTTGCTGCCGGAGCTCTGGAGCGTAGAATCGGGGGAGCTGACGCCTACCCTGAAGGTGAAGCGCAAGATCATCAGCCAAAACAACCAACAGCGCATCGAGGCCCTGTACCGCTAG
- a CDS encoding DUF6728 family protein: MRTKGLFNFGPVFGYFFRKNDPNRTSNFNLRTMHFINKLSMSMFLVAFIVLLYRWFIR, translated from the coding sequence ATGCGTACCAAAGGCCTTTTCAATTTCGGTCCGGTTTTCGGGTATTTCTTTCGTAAGAACGACCCAAATCGCACAAGCAACTTCAATTTGCGCACCATGCACTTCATCAACAAGCTCTCTATGAGCATGTTCCTGGTGGCTTTCATCGTGCTGCTGTACCGCTGGTTTATCCGCTAG
- a CDS encoding MmcQ/YjbR family DNA-binding protein, translating to MNIEEFRDYCLLKAGVTEETPFGPETLVFKVGGKVFALTDIDTFGSINLKCDPERAQELREQYDYVLPGYHMNKKHWNTVLIGTGASVGLLRELIDHSYDLVRASLPRKQREELAEAENQAE from the coding sequence ATGAACATCGAAGAATTCCGCGACTACTGCCTGCTGAAAGCCGGCGTAACTGAAGAAACGCCCTTCGGCCCCGAAACGCTGGTGTTTAAGGTTGGCGGCAAAGTATTCGCCCTCACCGACATCGATACGTTCGGCAGCATCAACCTCAAATGCGACCCGGAGCGCGCCCAGGAACTGCGCGAGCAATACGACTACGTACTACCCGGCTACCACATGAACAAGAAGCACTGGAACACGGTGCTCATCGGGACGGGCGCATCCGTAGGCCTCTTGCGCGAGCTGATTGACCATTCCTATGACCTCGTGCGGGCTTCGTTGCCCAGAAAGCAGCGGGAAGAGCTGGCCGAAGCCGAAAACCAGGCAGAATAA
- a CDS encoding bestrophin family protein, with translation MIIRPRYNWFRMLFVWQGSVLPQVLPRLLILFVVSLGVTYFHGTIFQHRVPLTAAPFTLFGVALAIFLGFYNNVSYDRYWEGRKLWGALLNDTRSLARQALTMSGYPASSAPVTQFVRLLIAFTHTLRHQLRHTDPAADLQRLLPPELAYTVQQAHFRPMLLLREMGRWLQQARETGHLDTNTQLAFDRNLNQLSDIVGGCERLASTPVPYTYSVLLHRTVYLYCFLLPFGLVESISWATPLIVVFIGYTFMALDAIIGEIEEPFGTEPNDLALNTMSQMIETTLLEMADQPTPAWPPARTGYVVD, from the coding sequence ATGATTATCCGACCGAGATACAACTGGTTTCGCATGCTGTTTGTGTGGCAGGGCTCCGTGCTGCCGCAGGTGTTGCCGCGCCTCTTGATTTTGTTTGTGGTATCGTTGGGCGTAACGTACTTCCACGGCACCATTTTTCAGCACCGAGTGCCGCTTACGGCCGCGCCATTTACGCTATTTGGCGTAGCGCTGGCCATTTTCCTTGGCTTCTACAACAACGTGAGCTACGACAGATACTGGGAAGGCCGCAAACTTTGGGGCGCCTTGCTCAACGATACCCGTTCCTTGGCGCGGCAGGCCCTCACCATGAGCGGCTACCCCGCTAGCTCGGCGCCGGTTACGCAGTTTGTGCGGCTACTCATTGCCTTCACCCACACCCTGCGCCACCAGCTCCGCCACACTGATCCGGCGGCCGATCTGCAGCGTCTGCTGCCGCCGGAGCTGGCCTACACGGTTCAGCAGGCCCATTTCCGGCCCATGCTGTTGCTGCGCGAAATGGGCCGCTGGCTACAGCAAGCCCGCGAAACCGGCCACCTCGATACCAACACCCAACTGGCCTTCGACCGCAACCTCAACCAGCTCTCCGACATTGTGGGCGGGTGCGAACGGCTGGCCAGCACCCCCGTGCCCTACACGTACAGCGTGCTGCTACACCGCACCGTGTACCTCTACTGCTTCCTGTTGCCATTTGGGTTGGTGGAAAGCATCAGCTGGGCCACACCACTGATTGTAGTATTTATTGGCTACACGTTTATGGCGCTGGATGCCATTATCGGGGAAATTGAAGAGCCTTTTGGCACCGAGCCCAACGACCTGGCCCTGAACACCATGAGTCAAATGATAGAAACCACCCTTCTGGAAATGGCCGACCAGCCCACCCCTGCCTGGCCTCCCGCCCGCACCGGATACGTCGTTGACTAA
- the leuS gene encoding leucine--tRNA ligase, which yields MPGYHPQDIEKKWQAHWKEHNTFKADNASEKPKYYVLDMFPYPSGAGLHVGHPLGYIASDIVTRYKRLQGFNVLHPMGFDSFGLPAEQYAIQTGQHPEKTTRENIARYIEQLSSLGFSYDWSREVRTSDPSYYKWTQWIFLKLFNSWYNLDTDRAEPLKTLLDKFAEGGSRGLRAAGDEEERHDFTAGQWQMMSEKQRLLAVHPYRLAYQSDTYVNWCAGLGTVLSNDEVKDGLSERGGFPVERRLMPQWNLRITAYADRLLQGLDTIDWPEAVKEMQRNWIGKSIGAEVTFSVQGHESAQIKVYTTRVDTIYGATFLVLAPEHELVKELTTPEQQETIQEYIDATKRRSERDRMADTKTVSGAFTGSYGLNPFSGEPIQIWIADYVLAGYGTGAVMAVPSGDQRDYVFAKHFDLPIVQVVDQQQIEEQADPTKEGTYLHGLIEGKGYKEATQILIQELEQRGIGKGKTNFRIRDAIFGRQRYWGEPIPIYYKDGVAYGVAEADLPLVLPEIDEYKPTETGEPPLGRAKDWKYKGQYEYELSTMPGWAGSSWYYLRYMDPQNNERFVGQEAEQYWQNVDLYLGGAEHATGHLLYSRFWHLFLKDLGLVTAAEPFQKLINQGMILGRSNFVYRINGTNTFVTLGKKDQHETTALHVDVNIVNNDVLDTEAFKKWRPDYASAEFILEDDGRYVSGWEVEKMSKGKFNVVSPDVLVDQYGADALRLYEMFLGPLEQYKPWNTNGMSGVAGFLKKLWRLYHPQDGDFGVTDEAPKPAELKALHKAIRKVEEDIEKFSFNTTVSALMITVNELTALNTHNRAILEPLVVLVSPYAPHLAEELWQLLGHPAGSISTASYPEFKEEYLVEDTVNYPVAINGKVREQLQFPATATAAEIEAAVRATDILARFAEGKEAKKIIVVPGRMVNVVV from the coding sequence ATGCCCGGCTACCATCCCCAGGATATCGAGAAGAAGTGGCAAGCCCACTGGAAAGAGCACAACACCTTCAAGGCCGATAACGCCTCCGAGAAGCCCAAATACTACGTGCTGGACATGTTCCCGTACCCCAGCGGCGCGGGCTTGCACGTAGGCCACCCCCTCGGCTACATCGCCTCCGATATTGTCACGCGCTACAAGCGGCTGCAGGGCTTTAACGTGCTGCACCCCATGGGTTTCGACTCGTTTGGCCTTCCCGCCGAGCAGTACGCCATCCAGACCGGCCAGCACCCTGAGAAAACCACCCGCGAGAACATTGCCCGCTACATCGAACAGCTTAGCTCGCTGGGCTTTAGCTACGACTGGAGCCGCGAAGTGCGTACCTCCGACCCCAGCTACTACAAATGGACGCAATGGATCTTCCTAAAGCTGTTCAATAGTTGGTACAACCTCGATACCGACCGCGCCGAGCCGCTGAAAACCCTCCTCGACAAGTTCGCCGAAGGTGGTAGCCGGGGCTTGCGCGCCGCCGGCGACGAGGAAGAGCGCCACGATTTCACGGCGGGCCAGTGGCAGATGATGAGCGAAAAGCAGCGCTTATTGGCCGTGCACCCCTACCGACTGGCCTACCAGTCAGACACCTACGTGAACTGGTGCGCGGGCCTAGGCACGGTGCTCTCGAATGATGAGGTGAAAGATGGCCTCTCCGAGCGCGGAGGGTTCCCCGTGGAACGTCGGTTGATGCCGCAGTGGAACCTGCGCATCACTGCCTACGCCGACCGCCTCCTGCAAGGCCTCGACACTATCGATTGGCCCGAGGCGGTGAAGGAGATGCAGCGTAACTGGATTGGCAAGTCTATTGGGGCCGAAGTGACCTTCTCGGTGCAAGGCCACGAAAGCGCCCAAATCAAGGTCTACACCACCCGCGTGGACACTATTTACGGCGCTACGTTCCTGGTGCTGGCCCCGGAGCACGAGCTGGTGAAAGAGCTGACGACGCCGGAGCAGCAGGAAACTATTCAGGAATACATTGATGCCACCAAGCGCCGCTCGGAGCGCGACCGGATGGCCGATACCAAAACCGTTTCGGGTGCTTTCACTGGCAGCTACGGCCTCAACCCGTTCAGCGGGGAGCCCATTCAGATCTGGATTGCTGACTACGTGCTGGCGGGCTACGGCACCGGCGCCGTAATGGCCGTACCCTCCGGCGACCAGCGCGACTACGTATTTGCCAAGCACTTCGACTTGCCCATCGTGCAGGTGGTAGATCAGCAGCAAATCGAGGAACAGGCCGACCCGACCAAGGAAGGCACCTACCTGCACGGCCTCATCGAAGGCAAAGGTTACAAAGAGGCTACCCAAATCCTGATTCAGGAGCTGGAGCAGCGCGGCATTGGAAAGGGCAAAACCAACTTCCGTATCCGCGACGCCATCTTTGGCCGCCAGCGCTACTGGGGTGAGCCTATCCCGATTTACTATAAGGATGGAGTGGCCTACGGCGTAGCTGAAGCCGACCTTCCGCTGGTGCTCCCGGAAATCGATGAGTACAAGCCCACCGAAACCGGCGAGCCACCCCTGGGCCGCGCCAAAGACTGGAAGTACAAAGGCCAGTACGAGTACGAGCTGAGCACCATGCCCGGCTGGGCCGGCTCCTCGTGGTACTACCTGCGCTACATGGACCCACAAAACAACGAGCGTTTTGTAGGCCAGGAAGCCGAGCAGTATTGGCAGAATGTAGACTTATATCTCGGTGGTGCAGAGCACGCTACGGGCCACTTGCTCTACTCCCGCTTTTGGCATCTCTTCCTCAAAGATCTAGGCCTGGTAACGGCCGCTGAGCCCTTCCAGAAGCTCATCAACCAGGGCATGATCCTGGGCCGCTCGAACTTCGTGTACCGTATCAACGGCACCAACACGTTCGTTACACTTGGCAAGAAAGACCAGCATGAAACCACCGCTTTGCACGTCGATGTGAACATTGTGAATAACGATGTTCTGGACACCGAAGCCTTCAAGAAGTGGCGCCCTGACTACGCTTCGGCTGAGTTTATTCTCGAAGATGATGGCCGTTATGTAAGTGGTTGGGAAGTCGAGAAGATGTCGAAGGGCAAGTTCAACGTGGTAAGCCCTGACGTACTTGTAGATCAGTATGGAGCCGACGCGCTACGTTTGTATGAGATGTTCCTCGGGCCGCTGGAGCAATACAAGCCATGGAACACCAACGGCATGAGCGGCGTGGCGGGCTTCCTTAAGAAGCTCTGGCGTCTCTACCACCCCCAGGATGGCGACTTCGGGGTAACCGACGAGGCTCCCAAGCCCGCCGAGCTGAAGGCCCTGCACAAGGCCATTCGGAAGGTGGAAGAGGACATCGAGAAGTTCTCGTTCAACACCACCGTCAGCGCCCTGATGATTACGGTAAACGAGCTGACGGCCCTGAACACGCATAACCGCGCCATTCTGGAGCCGCTGGTGGTACTGGTGTCGCCGTATGCGCCGCACCTAGCGGAGGAGCTGTGGCAGCTGCTAGGCCACCCGGCTGGCAGCATCAGCACGGCCAGCTACCCCGAGTTCAAGGAGGAATATCTGGTGGAAGACACCGTGAACTACCCAGTAGCCATCAACGGCAAGGTGCGCGAGCAGCTGCAGTTCCCGGCTACTGCCACCGCCGCCGAAATCGAGGCCGCCGTGCGTGCTACCGATATTCTGGCCCGCTTCGCCGAAGGCAAAGAGGCCAAGAAAATCATTGTAGTGCCCGGCCGCATGGTGAACGTGGTCGTGTAA
- a CDS encoding TIGR00341 family protein codes for MHYITILLRFLRQRFDLLDDTAEPHVIEESVESSTSFKGTNLWVLIFAILIASVGLNVNSTAVIIGAMLISPLMGPLVTLGYSAATNNPDLLRRAIRNLGLAIGISLLTSTLYFLLTPLEGAQSELLARTEPTIWDVLIALFGGLAGAVGLTRREKSNVIPGVAIATALMPPLCTTGYGLASGHWQYALGAFYLFSINCVFITLASFLVMRLLRLPPHRFQHEQQAKRVRRLMLLAAVVVAAPSVWLGYRIVQRSVYEHAAEDFVREQLNFPGTYVVTRQIDARRRRINVLLVGPTVDSARLGMASRQLARYRLTPTNLTIRQGLQAYDSLDAQALRQNLLEDVRARQNQSQLRSEAEIAHLQQLVATAQTVLPASEALLREVRVEHPAVRRLALGQLLRPAIQPDSLPADTVLVVSVEARVPVPATEQERLVQWLRARTNRSQVELLVLPPAPVRKLAPLQPRASGQVAPVPKK; via the coding sequence TTGCATTATATCACTATTCTGCTCCGCTTCCTGCGTCAACGGTTTGATCTGCTAGATGACACCGCCGAGCCGCACGTAATTGAGGAAAGCGTTGAGTCGAGCACTTCGTTCAAGGGGACCAATCTGTGGGTGCTCATCTTCGCCATCTTGATTGCCTCGGTGGGGCTGAACGTAAACTCGACGGCCGTCATCATCGGGGCCATGCTGATTTCGCCGCTCATGGGGCCGCTCGTGACGCTGGGCTACAGCGCAGCTACCAACAACCCCGATTTGCTGCGTCGGGCCATCCGAAACCTGGGGCTGGCCATTGGTATCAGCCTGCTCACGTCCACGCTCTACTTCCTGCTGACGCCTCTGGAAGGGGCACAGTCGGAGCTGCTGGCCCGCACCGAGCCCACCATCTGGGACGTGCTTATAGCCTTATTTGGTGGCCTAGCCGGCGCCGTAGGCCTCACGCGCCGTGAGAAAAGCAACGTCATTCCGGGTGTGGCTATTGCCACCGCCCTCATGCCGCCGCTGTGCACTACGGGCTACGGCCTAGCCTCGGGGCACTGGCAATATGCCTTGGGAGCGTTCTACCTGTTTTCCATTAACTGCGTGTTTATCACGCTGGCTTCGTTTCTGGTGATGCGCCTGCTGCGCCTGCCGCCGCACCGCTTTCAGCACGAGCAACAGGCCAAGCGGGTGCGCCGGCTTATGCTGCTGGCAGCAGTAGTGGTGGCGGCGCCCAGTGTGTGGCTAGGCTACCGGATTGTGCAGCGCTCGGTGTATGAGCACGCCGCCGAGGATTTCGTGCGGGAGCAGCTTAATTTCCCGGGTACCTATGTGGTGACGCGCCAGATTGATGCCCGCCGCCGCCGCATCAATGTGCTGCTGGTGGGGCCCACCGTCGATTCGGCACGCCTGGGCATGGCCAGCCGTCAACTGGCCCGGTACCGCCTGACGCCCACCAACCTCACCATCCGGCAGGGCCTACAGGCCTACGACTCGCTGGATGCGCAGGCCTTGCGCCAAAACCTGCTGGAAGATGTGCGCGCCCGCCAGAACCAGTCGCAGCTAAGGTCGGAGGCGGAAATAGCGCATCTCCAGCAGCTGGTGGCCACGGCTCAAACGGTGCTGCCCGCTTCCGAGGCGCTGCTGCGCGAAGTAAGGGTAGAGCACCCCGCAGTACGCCGGTTGGCGCTGGGCCAGCTGCTGCGTCCCGCTATTCAGCCCGATTCCTTGCCCGCAGATACGGTGCTGGTAGTTAGTGTAGAAGCGCGGGTTCCCGTGCCTGCTACGGAGCAGGAGCGGCTGGTGCAGTGGCTCCGGGCGCGCACCAACCGCAGCCAAGTAGAACTGCTGGTACTGCCGCCTGCCCCTGTTCGGAAGCTAGCGCCGCTGCAGCCCCGCGCCAGCGGTCAGGTGGCCCCGGTGCCAAAGAAATAA
- a CDS encoding spheroidene monooxygenase: protein MLTTLSILTLKPGNVRWGLAQMGTAQRPLQRVPGLRFQKLLGSGAGGFGALPNLHRYGFMAVWDSADAAEAFFTTHPLWQQYLERTQEIWTAQLAPIKSHGLWDGVNPFDYASEDLSPEGGPVAVLTRASIRWQKTPRFWRYVAPTSATIADAPGVRAAIGLGELPVVRQATVSLWESAQAMQDYAYRSEKHKEVIRLTRQEKWYGEELFARFRVLSTEGTWDGRTLLST from the coding sequence TTGCTTACAACTCTTTCTATTCTTACGCTGAAGCCGGGCAACGTTCGGTGGGGACTGGCTCAGATGGGTACCGCGCAACGGCCACTGCAGCGGGTACCTGGGTTGCGCTTCCAGAAGCTGCTGGGTAGCGGCGCGGGCGGCTTTGGCGCCCTGCCCAACCTGCACCGCTACGGCTTCATGGCCGTATGGGACTCCGCTGATGCCGCCGAGGCGTTTTTCACCACCCATCCGCTGTGGCAGCAGTATCTGGAGCGCACCCAGGAAATCTGGACTGCCCAACTGGCTCCTATTAAGTCGCATGGGCTGTGGGATGGGGTTAATCCGTTCGACTACGCCTCTGAAGACTTGAGTCCGGAGGGCGGGCCCGTGGCCGTACTCACCCGCGCCTCCATCCGGTGGCAGAAAACGCCCCGCTTCTGGCGCTATGTGGCCCCCACCAGCGCTACCATAGCCGATGCGCCCGGCGTGCGGGCCGCTATAGGCCTAGGCGAGTTGCCCGTGGTGCGGCAGGCCACCGTGAGCCTCTGGGAATCGGCACAGGCTATGCAAGACTACGCTTACCGCAGCGAGAAGCACAAGGAAGTTATCCGGCTCACTCGCCAGGAGAAATGGTACGGCGAGGAACTGTTTGCCCGCTTCCGGGTGCTGAGCACCGAGGGTACCTGGGACGGCCGCACCTTGCTGAGTACGTAA
- a CDS encoding pyridoxamine 5'-phosphate oxidase family protein: MSSSSPVTNDLSKLLDKIKDVRIAMLTTQDNDGSLRSRPMYTQKPDGSSALVFLTDKDSAKVYEVKKDSHVNLSYGKPEDNVYVSVSGRANAYRDQAEIDKLWSEPMRAWFAKGKDDPNIMILKVEIEKGEYWDTPSSMLTQAVAYVKALATGERATSDDVNEHAKVNVK, translated from the coding sequence ATGTCTTCTTCATCGCCCGTAACAAACGACCTGTCCAAACTGCTCGATAAGATTAAGGATGTGCGCATCGCTATGCTCACGACCCAGGACAACGACGGCAGCCTGCGCAGCCGCCCCATGTATACCCAAAAGCCCGACGGCAGCAGCGCCCTCGTGTTCCTGACCGATAAAGACTCAGCCAAGGTATACGAAGTCAAGAAAGACAGCCACGTAAACCTGAGCTACGGCAAGCCCGAAGACAATGTGTACGTGTCGGTATCGGGCCGCGCCAACGCCTACCGCGACCAGGCCGAAATCGACAAGCTCTGGAGTGAGCCGATGCGCGCTTGGTTCGCGAAAGGCAAAGACGACCCCAACATCATGATCCTGAAAGTGGAAATTGAAAAAGGCGAGTATTGGGATACCCCCAGCAGCATGCTTACCCAGGCCGTGGCCTACGTGAAAGCCCTAGCCACTGGGGAGCGGGCTACGTCGGATGACGTAAATGAGCACGCTAAAGTGAATGTAAAGTAG
- a CDS encoding acyl carrier protein phosphodiesterase — translation MNFLAHLLLSGSPATTPDYDDIVVGNFAAEAVRGQAGLLAYTPAVQRGIRLHRFIDTFTDSHPVVRRTTARLREAGLGKWAGVVSDVAYDHLLARDFSQYHYDAAEPLPAFAQRQYALLHARRHELPERLQQMLHYMRQGDWLTGYAHPTGLEQALLGLSRRVPAATVLASGAAAFLKELPAYEADFAEFWPELRAAVLLHVGQNFK, via the coding sequence ATGAATTTCCTCGCCCACCTGTTGCTCTCCGGCTCGCCGGCCACCACGCCCGATTACGATGATATCGTGGTCGGCAACTTTGCCGCCGAAGCCGTGCGCGGCCAGGCCGGACTACTGGCCTACACGCCCGCCGTGCAGCGCGGCATCCGGCTCCACCGCTTCATCGATACTTTCACCGACAGCCACCCCGTAGTACGGCGCACGACTGCCCGCCTGCGCGAAGCCGGACTCGGCAAGTGGGCCGGCGTGGTATCCGATGTGGCCTACGACCACCTGCTGGCCCGCGACTTCTCCCAGTACCACTACGATGCCGCCGAACCACTCCCGGCCTTCGCCCAACGCCAATACGCCCTGCTGCACGCCCGCCGCCACGAGCTGCCGGAGCGCCTGCAACAGATGTTGCACTATATGCGCCAGGGCGACTGGCTCACCGGTTACGCCCACCCAACTGGCCTAGAGCAAGCCTTGTTAGGCCTCTCGCGCCGCGTACCCGCCGCCACGGTGCTAGCCTCCGGAGCAGCGGCGTTTCTGAAGGAACTGCCAGCGTATGAGGCGGATTTCGCGGAGTTTTGGCCGGAGTTGAGGGCGGCAGTTCTATTGCATGTTGGGCAGAATTTTAAATAA
- a CDS encoding Imm26 family immunity protein: MLGRILNNYVPMKKRQKEIPGSIVKVAFDKKYHIYARVLNYGDLAFYDRRFDYDATDLEAVIRCPIIFKSIVNEGGVKHGRWPIIGLLPLEGKLQESKYCLGRYNADSCNTYINGVVHHNVPLANCKGMDDGGVWSPELIEERIRDFYNGTPNYWVERYAQLWTKSDTSN, translated from the coding sequence ATGTTGGGCAGAATTTTAAATAATTATGTACCAATGAAAAAGAGGCAAAAGGAAATACCGGGCTCAATAGTTAAAGTGGCATTTGACAAAAAATATCACATTTATGCTAGGGTGCTCAACTATGGAGATTTAGCTTTCTATGATCGTAGGTTTGATTACGATGCGACTGATTTAGAGGCTGTTATTCGTTGTCCTATTATATTCAAATCTATAGTTAATGAAGGTGGTGTAAAGCATGGTCGTTGGCCCATAATAGGACTATTGCCATTAGAAGGGAAATTGCAGGAGTCTAAATACTGTCTCGGAAGGTATAATGCAGATAGTTGTAATACTTATATAAATGGTGTTGTTCACCACAATGTGCCACTTGCTAATTGTAAAGGAATGGATGACGGAGGAGTATGGAGCCCTGAATTAATAGAAGAACGTATTAGAGACTTTTATAATGGGACGCCCAATTACTGGGTAGAACGGTACGCTCAGTTGTGGACTAAATCAGACACCAGTAATTAA